One Burkholderia sp. 9120 genomic window, TTGAAGTTGGCGTCGACCCACACGCCGTTCAGCGGCACGATCGCCATCAGCGGCGTGCCGGGCCCCACGCGCTGGCCGACCTGCACCGAGCGGCGCGCGACGTAACCGGTGACGGGGGCCGGCAAGGTATTGCGCGCGTAGTTCAGGTAAGCGTCGCGCACCTTCGACGCCGCGGCCTGCACATTCGGATGCTGTTCGATCGTGGTGCGGTCGGTAAGCGCGTGGTTGGCTTCGGCCTGCTGGCGCGCGGCGTCGAGCGCGGCCTGCGCGGCGTTCACCGTTTCACGGGCATGGGCGATGTCTTCACCCGACACCGCGCCGGTGTCGGCGACGGCCTGACGGCGCTTGAGGTCGTCGTTGGCGCGTGACAGGTCGGCCTCGCGCTGCGCTACCGTCGCCGCGTAGAAATCGTTGTTCACGTAGAGGCCGCTCACCTGGCGCACCGTCTGGCCGAGCGTGGCTTCGGCGTTCGAGAGCGCGACTTTGGCGTCGGCGTTGTCGAGCATGACGACCGGGTCGCCCTGCTTCACGACCTGCGTGTCGTCGGCGTTGACCGCGATAACGGTGCCGCTCACTTGCGGCGTCAGTTGCACGAGGTTGCCGCTGACGTAGGCGTCGTCGGTGGATTGATAGAAGCGCGCCGACGTGTACCAGTACGCGCCGTAGCCCGCCGCCGAGATCACGATCGCCGCGCCGAGCAGCGTGAGCAGCAACTTACGTTTGCCGGGCTTTTGCGTGTCGTCGCCGGCGCGCTTACCGGTTTGGGTGGCTTCCGCCGTCGTCCGGTCGGTGGTGATTTCGCTCATGATGGTTCTCCTGTGCGCTTTATTGAGTAGCGACGGGGTTGGTTTGTGCAACGGATGTCGTGCCGTTCCCGCTGCTCTCGCTCGTGTCGGTGTAGCCGCCGCCCAGTGCCACGGCTAGCGCGATCTGCTGATCGCGGCGGTTCATCTTCAGATTGGCGACGGCCTGATCGGCGGCAAGCGCATTCACGTCCGCGCTGAGCACCGTCAGTTGATTCGTGAGACCGGCCTTGTATTGCGTGATCGCGAGCCGGTCGGCGCTGCGCGCGGCGTCTTGCGCGGCCTGGGCGTCGACGAGTTGCGCGTCGGTCGAGCGGACCTGCGCGAGTTGCGTGGCGACCTCGGAGAACGCCGTGACCAGCGTCTGGTTGTAGGTGGCGACGGCATAGTCGAAGTCGGCGTAGCGGCCCTTCAACTG contains:
- a CDS encoding HlyD family efflux transporter periplasmic adaptor subunit — its product is MSEITTDRTTAEATQTGKRAGDDTQKPGKRKLLLTLLGAAIVISAAGYGAYWYTSARFYQSTDDAYVSGNLVQLTPQVSGTVIAVNADDTQVVKQGDPVVMLDNADAKVALSNAEATLGQTVRQVSGLYVNNDFYAATVAQREADLSRANDDLKRRQAVADTGAVSGEDIAHARETVNAAQAALDAARQQAEANHALTDRTTIEQHPNVQAAASKVRDAYLNYARNTLPAPVTGYVARRSVQVGQRVGPGTPLMAIVPLNGVWVDANFKEVQLKHMRIGQPVELTADAYGSKVKYHGRVVGFSAGTGAAFAVLPAQNATGNWIKVVQRLPARIQLDQAELNAHPLRIGLSMDVEVDTHDETGTQLAAAVNTSYRTDVFAQYGAQADAEIASIIAQNMPVNRTVAATTTARGKTKRSAG